The genomic region GGGAAAAGCAAAAAAAAGGACTGGAGTTGATTCTGGATAATCCCCAATACGGTTCCCTTTTGCTGCTGAAAAGAGACCAGGAGGTTCTGGGTATGGCCAACCTCCTTATTACAATAAGCACGGCAATGGGATGCAAAGTCATTTTACTGGAAGATTTTATTATTAAAAAAGAAGAAAGGAGAAAAGGACTGGGTAGTTATTTTATGGAAGCCATTAAAGACCTAGCCCGGAAAGAGGGCTACGGCAGGATTACCTTGCTGGCTGATAAGGACAACAGGCCGGCCCGGGAGTTTTACAGATCCCAGGGATTTCAAATGTCCAATATGGACTGCTGGCGCTATATACTGTAGTTCCCGGCTCCAAACAAATGCATAATTAAAAGGCAAAATTGTTTTCGAATAGTAGTTGACTTTACTGTTTTGTTGTGATAATATAAGCTTAAACAAACAAAGCGTTATCTAAATGTTAATTGCAAATATGTGATACGCAGTTGTATCACTGCGGCGAAGACGCCTTTTGTCAGGGAGCAGTCCTGCGGAAGGCGTTTTTCTGTTCTGCGGTATCATCTATTCCAACGGAAGCTTGCTGCAGAATTTTACGGTTTGCAGGGACCGGAGAACGAGCA from Desulfofundulus luciae harbors:
- a CDS encoding GNAT family N-acetyltransferase, whose product is MLIISKAGKEDIEQMCLLLQELFDLEKDFTPDWEKQKKGLELILDNPQYGSLLLLKRDQEVLGMANLLITISTAMGCKVILLEDFIIKKEERRKGLGSYFMEAIKDLARKEGYGRITLLADKDNRPAREFYRSQGFQMSNMDCWRYIL